A DNA window from Mesorhizobium sp. C432A contains the following coding sequences:
- a CDS encoding fatty-acid--CoA ligase, with protein MLGLMQEWPLLCHKLIDNAERQHGTREIVSRSIEGPVVRTTYAEVHRRALKVAQRLERDGFVLGDRIATLAWNTARHIEAWYGIMGIGAIYHTLNPRLFPEQIVWIMNNAQDRGIFVDLTFMPLLEKIAGAVKSLKKVIVLTDKAHLPETTLSNVVAYEDWLNEADGDFAWKVFGENTAAGMCYTSGTTGDPKGVLYSHRSNVLHAMIAAMPDAMGLSARDTILPVVPMFHANAWGLGQSAPMIGAKLVMPGCKMDGASIYELLDTEKVTFSAAVPTVWMMLLQHLEDTGKKLPYLSKVVIGGSSCPRAIIRKFQDNYGVEVIHAWGMTEMSPLGTLCTMKPQYQALEGEDRLDIQGKQGYPPFGVEMKVTDDDDKELPWDGKTFGRLKVRGPAVASAYYGGVGAEQFDKDGWFDTGDVAHIDSGGYMQITDRAKDVIKSGGEWISTIDLENLAVGHPDVAEAAAIGVHHSKWGERPLLVVVAKPGKEPSKADILAFMDGKVPKWWIPDDVAFVSEIPHTATGKIQKITLRKQFSDYRLPTD; from the coding sequence ATGCTCGGACTGATGCAGGAATGGCCGCTGCTCTGCCACAAGCTGATCGACAATGCCGAGCGGCAGCACGGGACGCGCGAGATCGTCTCGCGCTCGATCGAAGGTCCTGTCGTTCGCACCACCTATGCTGAAGTTCATCGCCGCGCGCTCAAGGTCGCTCAACGGTTGGAGCGCGATGGCTTTGTGCTCGGCGACCGCATCGCGACCCTGGCCTGGAACACGGCGCGCCACATAGAGGCCTGGTACGGCATCATGGGCATCGGCGCCATCTACCATACGCTCAACCCGCGTTTGTTCCCCGAGCAGATCGTCTGGATCATGAACAATGCGCAGGATAGAGGGATCTTCGTCGACCTGACCTTCATGCCGCTGCTGGAAAAGATCGCCGGCGCGGTCAAATCGCTGAAAAAGGTGATCGTCCTGACCGACAAGGCGCATCTGCCTGAAACGACGCTGTCGAATGTGGTTGCCTATGAGGACTGGTTGAACGAGGCCGATGGCGACTTCGCCTGGAAGGTTTTCGGCGAAAACACCGCAGCCGGCATGTGCTACACCTCCGGCACGACGGGCGATCCCAAAGGTGTGCTCTACAGCCACCGCTCGAATGTGCTGCATGCCATGATTGCTGCCATGCCCGACGCCATGGGCCTCTCCGCGCGGGACACGATCCTCCCCGTCGTGCCGATGTTTCATGCCAATGCCTGGGGCCTTGGCCAGAGCGCGCCGATGATCGGCGCCAAGCTGGTCATGCCCGGTTGCAAGATGGACGGCGCCTCGATCTACGAGCTGCTCGACACCGAGAAGGTGACCTTCAGCGCCGCCGTGCCGACCGTCTGGATGATGCTGCTGCAGCATCTGGAAGACACCGGCAAGAAGCTTCCCTATCTCAGCAAAGTCGTCATCGGCGGCTCGTCCTGCCCGCGCGCCATCATCAGGAAATTCCAGGACAATTACGGTGTCGAAGTCATCCATGCCTGGGGCATGACCGAAATGTCACCGCTCGGCACGCTGTGCACCATGAAGCCGCAGTATCAAGCGCTCGAGGGCGAGGACCGGCTCGATATCCAGGGCAAGCAGGGCTACCCGCCCTTCGGGGTCGAGATGAAGGTGACGGATGACGACGACAAGGAACTGCCTTGGGACGGCAAGACCTTCGGCCGGCTGAAGGTGCGCGGTCCAGCCGTCGCCAGCGCCTATTATGGCGGCGTCGGAGCCGAGCAGTTCGACAAGGACGGCTGGTTCGACACTGGCGATGTCGCCCATATCGATTCCGGCGGCTACATGCAGATCACCGATCGCGCCAAGGACGTCATCAAGTCGGGCGGCGAGTGGATATCGACCATCGACCTGGAGAACCTCGCCGTCGGCCATCCCGATGTCGCCGAGGCCGCGGCGATCGGCGTCCATCATTCGAAATGGGGCGAGCGGCCCTTGCTGGTCGTGGTCGCCAAGCCCGGCAAGGAGCCGAGCAAGGCCGATATACTGGCGTTCATGGACGGCAAGGTGCCGAAATGGTGGATACCCGACGACGTCGCTTTCGTCAGTGAAATCCCGCACACCGCCACCGGCAAGATCCAGAAGATCACCTTGCGCAAGCAGTTCAGCGACTACCGCCTGCCGACGGATTGA
- a CDS encoding DUF1499 domain-containing protein, with the protein MEIDERQTSKAAGWSRRTGAFALVLLLTVLAGHHFELVETPAFLWVLAIVALLAAFALLFAGLALSRLWHFGDRGGRDLSVGALLALLVLTPYGFATYLAATTPPLRDISTDLDNPPVLETSDRTKDMNVLAPPTPGEVRLQADAYPLVTGHSYNLPFETVVDAVETVLDRRDWQLTAPYPVTDGQDEVTISAVARSFVVGLPADVAIRVSNDGDTIVVDMRSASRYGRYDLGDNAARIVGFLAELDQEVAGQVGAAPAE; encoded by the coding sequence ATGGAAATTGACGAGCGGCAGACATCGAAGGCGGCCGGCTGGTCGCGGCGCACGGGCGCTTTTGCCCTGGTCCTGCTGCTCACCGTGCTGGCCGGCCATCATTTCGAACTGGTCGAAACGCCGGCCTTCCTGTGGGTGCTGGCGATCGTCGCCTTGCTTGCCGCGTTCGCTTTGCTGTTTGCCGGCCTCGCTTTGTCCCGGCTGTGGCATTTCGGTGACCGTGGCGGCCGCGACCTCTCGGTCGGCGCCCTGCTGGCGCTGCTGGTGCTGACGCCCTACGGCTTTGCCACCTATTTGGCGGCGACCACGCCGCCCCTGAGGGACATTTCGACGGACCTCGACAATCCGCCGGTGCTCGAGACCAGCGACCGCACCAAGGACATGAACGTGCTCGCGCCGCCAACGCCTGGCGAAGTGCGCCTGCAGGCCGACGCCTATCCGCTGGTCACCGGGCACAGCTACAATCTGCCGTTCGAAACCGTCGTCGACGCCGTTGAAACCGTGCTCGACCGCCGCGATTGGCAACTTACTGCGCCATATCCGGTGACGGACGGTCAAGACGAGGTGACGATATCGGCCGTTGCCCGGAGCTTCGTCGTAGGCCTGCCCGCCGACGTCGCCATCCGGGTCAGCAATGATGGCGACACCATCGTCGTCGACATGCGCTCAGCCTCCCGCTACGGCCGCTACGACCTCGGCGACAATGCGGCGCGCATCGTCGGGTTCCTCGCCGAACTCGACCAGGAGGTTGCAGGGCAGGTGGGTGCCGCGCCGGCTGAGTAG